In the Urocitellus parryii isolate mUroPar1 chromosome 1, mUroPar1.hap1, whole genome shotgun sequence genome, gaaGAGACATTGTAGAATTAGTAtttcttttacttaaatatttggtTGTACTCAAGTCTTCCTCATGTCTTTTAAGTATCTTTAACTGAACATGTTCTCCTTCATTGCTTGTATTAGGCATTCATATTGTTCATTATTATGtacctaaaatttatttattttgatgtgtatTATCATGGGATTactaattacattattttttgaaTCAACATTTCTGTTTTGTGGGTCCCTCCCCGCCACCCCATTTCTTTATCTTGTTATCTTTTCTTATcatgttatttttagtttcttggaGTTTTATTCACAATTTTGTATTCTCATCTATTGAGAAAGATGCTTTGATATTTTCAGTCTTTCTTCTTACCCAATCTCTACTGTtgctatatattttcctttactaAAGATTTAAGTGGAATTGGTTTTATAAATGATATGtgataaatttaagattttttcctttgttttacatAGATAATTGAGTCAGAAATAGTATGGAAAAGACTATTTTTCTCCTACTGCTCTAGGGTGCCATCTTTATCATAATTCAAATGTCTATGGCTAAGAGTTTTTCTAGATTCTCTTTTATCCTTGGTTTATTTGAGTACTCATAcataataccacattttcttaaatgCTATCATTTTATAGTAAGTCTTAGTTTGATAATTTCCCCAATTTGTCCTTCAAAAGTGTCTTGAATATTCTTGCCATAGACTGTTTCTATACATAATTTTAGAAtcaaattttaagataaagaaagcCTATTGGGATTTGGTATGGAATGAATTAAATATTGTAGGAAATTAAATTGATCTAACTTCACTGAGGACTGATAAGGGACATGACAAAGCATATGTGTTAGGTAACTGTCAGGAGCAACAACAACATGTGTtgataaagaaagatgaaaagcaTTACATGTTATACAAAACAGAATATCAGAGTAAACTCAATGTAACTACTGGCAAAAATGAATATGTGCTATTTGCTAACTAATAGcagatttataaaaattacagCTTTAATTACATATAACCACAGTTTATTGGAATTTGGTATGGAATACATCAAATATTGAGATAAACTAAACCAATCTAACTTAATTGAGAAATGTTGAGGGATATGATTAATGACATCCACTAGAACTTTGCAGCCAGATGCTGGCTACCTGATAgctatatgatatttttattattcagtaataaaattaACTAATTCTATATAAGTGGGCTGTTcctttggattttctttctccACCTTTAACAATAAATACTTAGGGGGAAAACTAACACCCTTAACATTGAGTTTCTATACCCATCATTTAAGCCTGACCTTTATGGAGGTTCTCACCCAGATGAGTCCAACTTTTTCATCAGACATTTCAGCCATGAGGATCAGCTGTGCTGGAAATGTGAAGAAGGTAAGCAGAATTGTACACAGATACTGGCCTAACCCAAAGACCATTTCATCTTTGCCAAAACTGCTCTCCTGCAGGTGACTTTCAGCAGGCTTGCTTGTCTAAAGCTGCTCAAGAAGGCGTAAAAGTTAGGTAGGAGACATTTGAGAGAGATCAAGTTCTCCAGGCTAGGTAGGCATGTCTCTTCTCTTaccccaagattttttttcctgtaaactGTCCTCAGTTCCCAGATAAGACAATTGAGACTGCAGGGTAAGGGTGAAAAAGGAGCTAAAGAGACACAGGAATAGTTTTTATGTTCAATCACCTCCTCATATATGTTAATGTAGAaaataagtgtattttaaaataccaatatatCATAGCAAGAACATAGCCAACAGGGTCAGAGACAGTAAAATGAACCAGTTGCAGAGGTGGGCAATCAAAAGAGGAGTGTTGAAAGTGTAGAGCAAGTTCAAATGTGAAGATGCACATTTGTCTTAGGATTCTGTTGTGTgggaatagaaaaaacaaaaattaactgaaagtgTATTCTACATTGTACTTTTATTTACTGATAAGAAAAACATCCAGACAAGTGAAGTAAGCTTGTCTGAATTCACATAAGCTGTGAGCAGCTGATCCAGGACTAAAACCCAAGACTGCATGGCTTCAGTACAAAAGTCTTCCACCAAACTAACTTCCCAGTTAGGGAGAGTAAAGGGGAGAACTTGTCAAATCCAAGACTTGGGGTCCTTTCAGAGATGCAGTTCAAATTATATGCTTGAGATAGAAAATGCATAAATGTCAACATTACTGAATCAACTCAACCTACCTCTGTAATTTTATATAGGAGTTTTACATGCAGTTTTAGGGCTTAAACACGTTAATATAATACAGGTTCTAGGAATTGATGTTTTGTGTTATTCTTTTTTACTCAAATGTTCTTCCATGTCCTTTATAAAGAATTACTGTGTGGTCATAATTATGCCAACCAGATATTAGTGATTTCAATTTCTGATTACATTATGCGGTATAATAAGGAATATGTAAATCAATGCTATTCTGTATACATACTTTATTCTACTGATCAATGAGTTCATAACTTCAAAAAATTTTCACTCCATATTAAAAATGCCTTCCCATACATaattatatttgttgaaaaaGGTATTACCATACTAGAAACATTTATTCCCTAGGAAAATTTTATCTATAAAGATGTTATAAAGATGTTGTTCCATACTCATCAAGTTAATCAGGTTCCTGGTTATTATTAAGGCTAAAGCTAATATTGAAGGCTTTTCTGTGGTAAGTTCATTAAGATTTTATGGctgtatgaattctctgatgtaCAGTGAGTTGTGACTTCTGaatgaaggctttcccacatatcACACATTGATAGGGTCTTTCCCCAGTATGGATTCTCTGATGTAAAACAAGGTCTGACTTCTGGGAAAAGGCCTTTCCACATTCAGCACACATATAAGGTTTCTCCCctgtatgaattctctgatgtcCTGGGAGGTGAGACTTCTGAgagaaggctttcccacattcagtGCACACATagggtttttctccagtgtgaattctctgatgtCCAATGAGATGTGATTTCTGACAGAAGGCTTTACCACATTCACTACACgtatagggtttctctccagtatgtgttctctGGTGTATGATGAGCTGTGACTTCCGGGAGAAAGTCTTCCCACATTCagtacattcatagggcttctccccagtatgaattAACTGATGTGTAATGAGTTCTGTCTTTCTGCTGAAGGCTTCTTCACATTGAGCACACTTGTAGGGTTTCTCGCCAGTGTGAATTCTTTTATGTATAATGAGGTGGGACTTCTCAcagaaggcttttccacattcagTACACTcatatggcttctctccagtatgagctCTATGATGTATAATAAGTTGTGACTTTTGGGAAAATGCTTtcccacattctctacatttataaggtttctctccagtgtgaattctctgatgtATAATAAGGGGTGATTTCTGGgagaaggctttcccacattcactgCACTCATATGGTTTTTCCCCAGTATGAACTCTCTGATGTATAATGAGGGATGATTTTTGAgagaaggctttcccacattcagaACATTCATAAGGTTTCTCCCCAGTGTGAGTTCTCTGGTGTACAATGAGATGAAACTTTTCACTGAAGGCCTTTCCACATGCACCACAATCATATGGTTTCtttccagtatgaattctttGATGTACAATAAGCTGTGACTTCTTAGCAAATGCTTTTCCACATGTAATACAGACACAGGTTTTCTCCTTAGTTTCAACATTCTGATATTGGATAAGGGATTGTTTATTGCTGAAAATGTTTTCACATTGATCATCATCACAGAGTATTATCCCATTGTGAATTCTCTCAAGATCAGAATTGGATGCACTGTGACTAGATAATTTTCCAAAGCCCAAACTCTCATTAAGGTTTTTTCTTGAATTACCCTTATAAAAATTTGGTAGGCCAATATTTGGTTTTAAGTTCTTTTCAAATGTATTATATTTGTGAAGTTTTTGTTCTGATGTATCTTGTTCTATGTACTCATCAAATACTCTTCCAAATGCATTATATTTATGACCCGATGCCTCAGTTGCTATATTGCTACTGACAAATGTGACTTGCCTGAAAAGTTTGTCTTGATTTCCCTGACAACTCTGCAGCTGGCTATCTCGTTGGCAGACTTTTAATATGGAGTAAAATGATCCATCTTTTGTGACTCCTCTCAGTATCTTATTATGGAAGGAAACAGTCTTCAAAATATATGATTGAGAGTTATGAAGGTTACTCTTCCTttctaaaagaaggaaagataaaatcaaaaagtcataaagaacaattaaaagagTCAAAGTAGCAGAACAAATGGATAATCCAACATAATGAATTTAGACTATGAGTTCATGGTCTGGCATCTCAGAAAATAGTCCAGCATGATTGAGTGAATAGATAAAGTATTGAAGAGAAAGTATTCATATAAAACCTAGACTtgaaggagacagaaaagagaCTTTGATCTTGAATTATTCTTCCAGGATATTcctatttcccctgttttctgaatagaaattattttcactttttgtattctttttcttatcaactatttgttatttataaattaaccaTTATTCTGCCACCACTTCAAAGAAACTAGGTCtcttatgtatttaaaatactttaactCTCCTCAGTTTTCCTGActaacaactaaaacaaacaacagaGAAACCCAAGTACTGCTATAGATTCAGTATCAGATTCATACCAAGAATAAACATGTGAATTTAACTACTTTCAATAAAATGCCTACTATATGCATCAAGTGAAACTAGCGAAGTTCTCCCAGAAAAGCCATATCTTATTAATTCCAAGGTTTTATGAACAGCTCTCTTCCACAGCTTCCCTTCATCCTCTTCCTTCAATCTCAGCCCTTATGTCATTCAGAGCAATCATAGCTGCATACTCAAAAAAATGCCTTTTGAAATTCTGCCACATCTCTTTAGATTCTAAATTTTTTCAGAGCCTTAAAATATAGTAGctgtatttgttatttaattGTGTATTCATGTACCCAGAGGTCTTACCTCTTAAAGTACTTAAACTACTCTTACATACTTGTAAGGGCTTTGTTTTCTGTTGCCTGTATAGCTCTTTCACATCATAAAAGGCATAATTACATTATTTACACACAAATAACcatatacatgtttataaataTGGGGGGGGGGTTAAAGAAGAAATAGCTTTCCACAAAAGGCTCACAttacttttagttatttcttAAATGCTTACTAAATGCCTATAATTATTGGTTgagtaaatattaaattctcagcATAGGAGCAAAGAATAGATTTCAATAAGAATAATATATAAGCCTCAGTCACCaaacaattaaaatcaaaacaaactgaTATTGCACTTTCCTTGTCTCTCATGTGCATGATTTCCATCTGGATAGATCCAATTTGGTATTTCTCTCTTTATGATCCATGGATCTTCTCCTTGTTCCAACTTTGAGATGACATCTGGTTTGGAAACTGGATGTCCTATTAAATGGAAATCAGGAAGGAAATGGATTGACTGCactgaaggaagaagagaaggtaCAATTTCAGGTGTTCTAAAATGAAGTTGTCTATTTAGCCCTCAACAAAGTGATGACCTCCATTTGCAAACATATGAAGGTCATGAAAATTCATATGTATCAGGAACCAACTAAACACAGTAACTGATAAAGAAAGGCACTTGATTATACAACTGGATTATACAGGGAAGCCATACTTACCCATTGAGGCCAGATGGCTgaagttctccagcatcacatccCTATACAGGGTCCTCTGAGCAGGATCCAATTGCTgccactcctcctgggtgaaaTCCACAGCCACATCTTTGAATGATACTAACCCCTGTAACAGTACATTCCTATTCAATGTGAAGTGATCATTTTCATCATTACTACTATAGTATACAAAACTATACCCACATCATAGTTTTTGAGAGAAACAATGTAAAGCTCTATTTTTAGCAAGAAAAATCAGATCAGGAAAATGAAGAGATAAACCATAAAATGCCTATCTAATATATATATGGtaatttaataaatgataaagaTAGCATTCAAGTAACTGGGAGGAAAAAAGATTATTCCATGAATGCTACCGAAATGGCTGGTACAATCAATAGAATAATATTAAAGCAATATGTTATTGGTTGAAATGTTTCTCCTAAAAATAGATATGCTGAACTAACCCCTAATACTGCAGAACATGGCTTTACTTAGAAACAGAGTCCTTGTAGATATAACTAAGTATATGAAGTCATTAGGGTTGGATCCTAGTCCAATATATTTTATGTCCTTGTCAGAAATAGAAATTTGAGCAGACAAGGACAATGGGAAGATGATGCaaagagatgcagaaaaaaaatggccatgaaaaagtaaaggaaagaaaCCTGGAATAGATTCTTCCTTCACAGTCACATAAGGAAATAACCCTGAAGACATCTTGATTTTGGACTCCAAGCCTCCAAAACTAAGGcaataaatttatgttatttaagtTAACAAGTGTGTGGTGCTCTGATATGGCAGCCCAGGAAAACTAATACATTATATCTTATACCTtagaaaagacaataaaataaattgtgatggaaaaaaatttaaactctaaGATGTCCTAGAGATCATAaagtcagaaaaaagaaaaactttttatttacaaGTATAGGGCAGAGAAGTCCTTTTGAAATaccaacataaaaaaatagaaaataaaagaaaaaccacatttaCAGAATCATACAAGACCAGTGCACTAGACACTAATTAACTGAGTCTCATTTTTGTGGGAAAAAGATCTTAGCTTCCTCCAAACCTAACTGTTCTTTTATAGACATGCAACAGCTagcaatataatgaaatatacCAATTACAATAGTAACAAAAGATAAGATATCTCAAATAACAGGTACAACAAGAAATGTGCAGAAAACATTTATG is a window encoding:
- the LOC113196543 gene encoding uncharacterized protein LOC113196543, with translation MSICSCGRQQKMKSQGLVSFKDVAVDFTQEEWQQLDPAQRTLYRDVMLENFSHLASMGHPVSKPDVISKLEQGEDPWIIKREIPNWIYPDGNHAHERQGKKSNLHNSQSYILKTVSFHNKILRGVTKDGSFYSILKVCQRDSQLQSCQGNQDKLFRQVTFVSSNIATEASGHKYNAFGRVFDEYIEQDTSEQKLHKYNTFEKNLKPNIGLPNFYKGNSRKNLNESLGFGKLSSHSASNSDLERIHNGIILCDDDQCENIFSNKQSLIQYQNVETKEKTCVCITCGKAFAKKSQLIVHQRIHTGKKPYDCGACGKAFSEKFHLIVHQRTHTGEKPYECSECGKAFSQKSSLIIHQRVHTGEKPYECSECGKAFSQKSPLIIHQRIHTGEKPYKCRECGKAFSQKSQLIIHHRAHTGEKPYECTECGKAFCEKSHLIIHKRIHTGEKPYKCAQCEEAFSRKTELITHQLIHTGEKPYECTECGKTFSRKSQLIIHQRTHTGEKPYTCSECGKAFCQKSHLIGHQRIHTGEKPYVCTECGKAFSQKSHLPGHQRIHTGEKPYMCAECGKAFSQKSDLVLHQRIHTGERPYQCVICGKAFIQKSQLTVHQRIHTAIKS